Sequence from the Pan paniscus chromosome 4, NHGRI_mPanPan1-v2.0_pri, whole genome shotgun sequence genome:
TGGTGGAGGGGGAGGCACAGGGCAGGGGTATCTGGATTAGGGGCTGGGGAGGAATCTTGTTTTAAATAGGGAGGTCAGGTGGGACTTGTGGatagtgacatttgagcaaagacttgaaggagatgTGGGAGTAGCCACAGGGTGAGAGACATTTAATCTGGTATTCTTTGCCTACCTATATTGCAGGTAAAATGCAAATTGCTCTATAGGCCAAGGGTCCAGGCAGAGAGGGGACAGCCAGCACAAAGGCCCTGAGTTCTTGACTGTTTAAGCTATAGTTCTCAACGGATGGTGTTGCCCCTAGGGGAGATTTGCAATATCCAGAGATACCTTGATCTGTCATGACTAGGATGGGGGATGCTATGGGccttgtattagtctattttcttactgctatgaagaaatacctgagactgggtaatttataaaggaaagaggtttcatggactcacagttccacatggctggagaggcctcacaatcatggcagaaggcaaaggaggagcaaagtcacatcttacatggcggcaggcaagagggcaTAGGCAGGCAGGGGAACTGcactttataaaacaatcaggtctcatgagacttattcattattaccagaatagcacaggaaaaacctgcccctgcgattcaattacctctcactgggccctctcccacaacatgtggggattatggcagctaaaattcaagatgatatttgggtggggacacagccataccATATCAGGCCTCTCCTGGAgggaagccagggatgctgccaaacatcctacagtgcacaggacagcctcccacAATGAAGAATGACCCAGCCGAAAAGGTCAGTGGTGCTGACACTGAGCCCCGTGTTTGAGGAATGGTAAGGAAGCCAGGGTAGCTAGACGGGAGGGAACAAGAGGAGAAACAAGAGAGGAGGTCAGAGGTAATAAAGGCTGGAGGAGAGGGGCAGTCAGGTCAGGTAGGGCCTTTAGGGCCAGTGTGGATTTGGGCTTTTTCTCTAAGAGTAACAGAGAGTCATTggaaggttttgagcagaggaggttATGTTCTGCGTTTAAAGTATCCCTCTGGGTGCTGGGTAGAAAATAGATCGAAGGTGGGTAAGGGTAGAATGAGGAAGCCCAGTTCAGGGGCCACTGTGGTTATCCAGGCAAGAGGTGACAGGGCTTCAGCCAGTGTGGAAACAGCTTTGTGACTTCCGTGCAGCTGATCCTGCCAATGCTAAATTTCAGATAGCAGCTAGGCATTCTACGGATTCCAATCACCAgtcttttcattattatatatcatatgttttatatattacacacacacacacacacacactctacatACACGTGGTTAAGTTGCTTTTGCTAGATTTTGTTCTATAGGAGGGATACCTGATATATTTTAACAATTAAATAGGTTAGGTTTATGACAAAACAATTTGACATGGGTTAGACATAATGTAATCTTTCTATGCTTTAATACAATCTTGGCAAAAAACATTTACTCTTGCTGACAACTCTTCTGTGGTTTATTTCTCTAAGCCACTTAGAATCCTAAACATACTAAATGACCTGAAAAATGAGGTGAGGGGGGCATAAGAGGCCTAATACCCAAGAAACAGGTGTTTGAATTGTTTTTCCCCCCCGTTTAGAAATTTATTACATTGTTCCATTAGTTACTTTTCTCTGCTGACTTGATCGGCCAAAGCAAACACTGAAATCCAGCAGAAAGCACTAAGAGACTGCTGATTTATACTTTCACCAAAGGTCTCAGACATCTTAGTGTCCCTGCATCCTTCCTCCATGTGATCTCCCTAATGAGCCTCTTGTCCTGCTTACAGCCAGACAGTGGGAGCCATGTGACAGCTTGCAGCTGAGGCTGGACCTCACCCTTGGGGGCAGGGCTGCTTCTATGCACGAACAGcatctcatttcatttattgCTGTGATACATAAATGCCATTTTACTCTATCACTGGACTTTTTTGTTAAAGTCATGCTGTTCAAAGGAAGCGGTAAATTAGTCTTTTTGTTAGTAAAATATAAACTGTTTTCCTGTTCCTTTATGATTTTTAAGGAAATTTTAAACTATAGTTGCATTCCTGAGCTCTTCATTTGTTCTGTCAGAATGGTTCTTGTCCCACTCAGCCACACAGAATCAAAGCAAGTTTCAGGGAAGAGCACTCAGTATTCCAGATAAAGGTAGCCATAGTGGAAGGCCTCAGTTTTTTCACCCTCTAAGACGGTGTCTCTCAAAGTTTAGTGCGTGGATCTTTGGTGTGTGGATCTTTTACATTAGAATTCCTTgaggcttgttagaaatgcagattccttgGTCCCTCCCCAGACCAAATGACTCATTGTCTCCAAGGGTAGGGCCAAGAATCTGCATGGTAGTCAATATCCAGGGTATTTTCCTGCATATTCacatttgagaaccactactctagGTTGTGTGACTAGGCAAGAAAAATGCCCCTAGAAGATTGGccagctcacagcaagctctgcaTGGACTTGTTAAAAATGGTGAATGTTATTCAAATGAAAACTACGCTTCTAAGGATTTGTTTTCTTCGAGAAAGTATGTCACCACCACATTAGTCTCCTCTTCCAACTAAATCATCTTTCTTCTGTGCATTTTTGCCTCTGTTTCTGGGGATTACAGTGGTCCTATAGCTTAATCGGCTGATAGTTTTGCTGTGGGTCCAATTTTTGCTGACTTTAGGGGGGCACTTTGATCTTGAAGACGGCTTGAAATGATCATTTTGTCTCATgtgccattttctcttttctttttgaacagCAAATATGCCAGAGGATTATCCTGATCAGTTCGATGATGTCATGGATTTTATTCAAGCCACCATTAAAAGACTGAAAAGGTCACCAGATAAACAAATGGCAGTGCTTCCTAGAAGAGAGCGGAATCGGCAGGCTGCAGCTGCCAACCCAGAGAATTCCAGAGGAAAAGGTCGGAGAGGCCAGAGGGGCAAAAACCGGGGTTGTGTCTTAACTGCAATACATTTAAATGTCACTGACTTGGGTCTGGGCTATGAAACCAAGGAGGAACTGATTTTTAGGTACTGCAGCGGCTCTTGCGATGCAGCTGAGACAACGTACgacaaaatattgaaaaacttATCCAGAAATAGAAGGCTGGTGAGTGACAAAGTAGGGCAGGCATGTTGCAGACCCATCGCCTTTGATGATGACCTGTCGTTTTTAGATGATAACCTGGTTTACCATATTCTAAGAAAGCATTCCGCTAAAAGGTGTGGATGTATCTGACTCCGGCTCCAGAGACTGCTGTGTATTGCATTCCTGCTACAGTGCAAAGAAAGGGACCAAGGTTCCCAGGAAATGTTTGCCCAGAATGGAAGATGAGGaccaaggaggcggaggaggaggaagaagaagaggaggaggaggaggaggaaggcagccaTCATGGGAGCCTGGTAGAGGGAGATCCAGCTACAGACAACtggacaggagagagagaaaacagcccTCTGGATTCTCCAGGATGGCAGCCGATGTCACTAGAAGCTCAGGGCTGATGTTCCTGGTTGGCTATTGCCACCATTTCAGCCGATACAGTCCACCATCACTGATTACCGGCGCGGTTGCGGTGGATGCACTTGAACCAAACCAGTGTGTCTCCTGTGATTTGTTTTCATGTGTCCGAAGACACCAGGGAAACAGAGATCCTGGTGGTGTTCCTTGTTATTACGTTTTACTGCTGAAAGTAAGAGGTTTATTTTTCTGTCACTCAGTGGAGACATACcctggaaaggagagggaaaaaaaaaagcaaagatacaAGAGATAATCACCTTTGCATTTGAAAGTTGAGGCCCGAGGTTTACTACAACCAGTATTTTTGCCAACGGTTGGTGATTGATTTCCATCACGGTGTGTGGGGTGGGAAGAAGTTGGCTAGGAACCAAAAAGGCTGTGCTCATGATTAAACACAAacctgaaggtatttcctttatgTCCTTGGAAACAGGAAACGAGTTGTGGTTTTCGCCAGCATTCTTGTAGGAGAGAATCGGGGAAGGCCCCGAACTGCCCCCGGGCAGGGAGAGCCCCTCAGGCCTGTTGGTTTACAGAGAGACAGATGTTACATACCCAGCTCCGTTGATGCGTGGTCACCAGTGACCAGAGAAGCTACTCGATGCAATGCATCTGTTTCAGATACAGAAATATAGAGAAGATATTTATTGAAATTTAAGTTATTGTTATTTATTACCGTTCACTAatgaatttctcttttttcccttatttATTAAAGTTTCTTTTCAAAGGTGCCAAAGTATATGTGCTCGCAAAATGCAAAGAAAGGTGACAAAAGGAAATTTGAATTGGGAACAAGGGTCCATGCTTTTCAAAGTATTAAAAAGTTTTTTGCTAGGCAAAAATCACTTACTTtacctttttaagaaaatttgtcATTAATTTTCCCCAGATTTCAGCATTTTTCCCAATTTTTATTTGTGGAGCATCTCAGGCAAGCCCCCTTTCCTGGAGCAGCGTGCAGAGACCACTGGCACTTGACTGTATTTCTTCCTTGCTCCATTGCTGAACAGAAATGTCGTGGGCTCCACTTCCTGTTGTATTTAAGCTCTTAGTCCCCTCCACGTATACCTATCTGTACTATGCATAACCATATGTAGAAAAGGTTCAGTTCCTTTTAGTAGGTAGTCCTGGATTTAATGCTGACCTAAAAGTAATGTCAACAATGCTGTCAGGTAGCTACCGTTTTACCGACTCCCTCCATCCCTGCCCACCCACTGCCCTCCCGAGAATAtgctggctgcccagtgcagccCGGGAGACACAGGGGCCTTCTAGAGGTAGGGTCTACCAGGTCCTATACAACCCCTGGGCTGTCACCGGGGGTCAACAGCTGCTGCTCCTATATATCCAAACACCTGACAGCTCCCTGGGGAGCAGATGGCTGAGAAGGGTGCTGAGGAAGCCATATTTGGACCAGCCACAGCCGCACACATGGAGCCTCATACTTAGGAGCGTGCTGCCTTTAAATGAAGGTGGTCGGGGCcagtgcagcggctcacacccataatcccaacactttggaaagccaaggtgggaggatctcttgaacccaggagtttgagaccagcttgggcaacatagggagaccctgtctctacagaaactttaaaaattaggcaggcatgatggtgcacacctgtggtcccagctactcaagaggctgaagaaggaggatcacttgagtccagaaggtcgaggctgcagtgagctgtgatcatgccactgcactccagcctaagtgacagtgcggtaccctgtctcaaaaaaaaaaaaaaaaaaaaaaagaggttggaGCAGGAGGAAGCATAGGGGCGGGAACAGCCACCTCCTCCATGCCCTAGATTGTGAATTTATCGGGCAGCCAACACATGTATGACACACTAGGCCCTGTATTACAGCTTGTTACACATTTCATAAAAGGGATTTTCATTAAGGAGATAATCTATTACTACCTACCTTAGTGGCTACTAGTATAAAACTATGACAGATTTAGCAATTAAATGAAATACTGGCCTCCATCAAATAATCATAGTAACAAGAAGCAGCAGTTACCAGACATCTGATCCCCTTCCCCCAAAATACCCAAATTCTTCATGGTTCTGCCCTTCTCTGTCCTTTCTGCTCCCCTTGCTCGCCTGGGAAATGGAGGAAAGGCCTTCCCTCTCACGCTGTCTTGGGATCTTGCTGAGAATTCAGACTGCTCGAAACAGTGACAAACCCCAGCCATCCAGTCATTCATGGAGCACAATTTGGATGTGGCCCCAGGGGCATCTGTCCCATTCAGAGAACCTTGGCAGTGCGATGGCCACTGTTCCCAGGCTTCAACCTCAGTGACCGCCCCCCCCCAACCACTCCCCATGGAGAGTCCCTGCCCAAAAAAGCTGTAGGATCCAATGGGTGTCGATAGCTCGTTCCCGGCATCACCTACACACCACAAGCAGGTTTTAATGGAAGCAAGTTGCTCCACCAAATCCACAAAAGGGTAaagtttgtgatttttctttatcattgCGATCACCATCTGATACAGTAAGGAGTGCACTTGTTTGGAAGTTCTGACTTCTCTGATCTGTTTTGGTCGTTTGTGTTATACAACCAAAGTTCTCTACAGACTTTATTTTTGTACAATATCGTTTTGtaactttttacaaataaaaactcATTTCTATTGCTCTCTGTACTTCTGTACTTCCTTGCATGCACTGGGCCAAGCAGCCATCCACAAGTATTTATTAGGAATCACCCCCTTCTTACCACACAGCCCACTGGATGGTCAGTGGCCTTGCCTATCAACTCCCAGCAACCAATCACCACTCAGGAGGGACAAAACTTGCAAAATTgttcttattcattcaacaaactctTATGGTGTGCCtacactgtgccaggcactcttcctGGCACCAGGGCTCTAATGGTGACCAAAGCAAAAACCGCTGTCCTCCTGGAGTTATTTTATTTGCGGGGAGACAGACAacattcaaaaaagtaaaatatgtagtGATCCCTGTGTTGAGAAACGCTAAAAGAATACAAACAGGATCCTATAATATAGACACTAACAGGGGAGCTTGCTTTAATTAGAAATGACTTTAAGACCGAAGTTAAGAAACAGTGCCAACAGATCAGGAGCGTCCCAGGCAGAAGCAGCAGCTTGTATGAAACTGAGTCACATCACAGACTGCCTTGTGACTATCAAAAGGCGGCCTTGCATGGTGCTCTATGGCTCTTCTGCATGGCCCCAGCCTAGGCTGCCCCATGGATGGCATTTGTGCTGCACTAGCCTTTGCCTGAAATACCCCCTCTTCCCGATGCACGCCGTCCCTGCGTGGAGACTTGGTGGAGTCACGGGTACCAACTTGTGGATTCAGGCATTCAGAGTCCTTCTGCCAGGACTGGCTGGAAGAGGCTCCAGGGTGGTGCTGAGGCCAGCTGCGTTTTCTCCAAGCCAAAATTCCAGTCCAAAGTCAGTGACTTGGAGCGGGAACATAAGATGGTAAAACTCCTGCTTACCTCCTCTCCCTTTTTAGAGCTATTTTCCCAAAGTATGTCCAGGATTACTTACCCAGTGAGATGctcctcaaatttaaaaaaaaaaaaaaaaaagggaggaggaCAGGATGGTTCTCTGATCAAATAACTTTGGAAAATACTGAGTTAAATAGCATCAACCCATGCTTTAAGGTTTAAAATATAACTGTAGAGCTTATCAGAGCCTTTATTGGGCCAATGATTGTTTCACAGTCCAGGGGAGGGTGTCGTGTGCAGAATTCCCCATGTAGACGTGACCATGGATCCATGGGTTCAttgttttgtcttctttctcATCACACCTGGTGACCACCCTGGAAACTATTTTGGGCCATCTTGCCTGTTCCTATGAGTTTCATGGTGAGTCACGAGCTGTACTAGAGATTAATAAGAGGCAGAAACTACTGGGCAGCTCCCTACTGGGAGGGCACCCCTCCccaaacacacaacacacacacacacacacacacacacacacacacacacacggtattTGGACCCTGGTTTCTTGCACAGCATGAATAGCAAAACGATTAACCAGTGGTCAACTTTAGAAACTTCCCTCAaccaagaaaagtagaatgtgCTGAGAGCTGGGAAGTCCCCAGCAGCCTGGGGGCGCCTGCACCGTGCTCCCCCGTCCTTGTTGGGCTGGTGCTTTGCTGGTCTGCAGCCCTGAGTGTGCGCCACCCCTCACTGCGATCCCCAGAGGGAAGGCCATGCTGTTGGCCTCCAGCTCTGAAATCCGCGCTGCAGAGAAGGGTGGAAGAGCACTGGGTGAGGAGCTTGGATACTGGTCCCGACCGCCTTATGTGGCTTGTGCCCATGAGATCATCTCAGGCCAACTTTCTGCTGTGTTAAGGAGGCACTCTGGGGGACCGTGAGTGTGGAGTGAAGTAGGTTAAAGTGAACTTTTAAAAGAATCAATCCATTCCCGAGATAGAGGTGGAAAATCAGAATTTCCTGAACCTACGTCTGAAAAACAAAGCCCTTCCCTTCGAACACAAGATCCTCCGTTGGCCACGGCCGATGTACTAGCTGACACCAGAATCCCTTGGGAGGGGGAATCCTGTTGCCTCCACTCATAGTCCACCCAAGGAGGGGGCGTGGGTTTTAGCCGAGGGTCTCTGGCTTTTTTCCATCAGGTAATGAAAAAGCCCCAAGGGTCTTCTTGGGACACACGTTTGTTAACAGAAGCGCTGCTGGAATCCCAGGCAATAGTTAACTCATCTTTAGTCTCAGCCTCACAACAtcctgaatgaaatgaaaaccaaatgctgcCAAGTCATCCCTGAAAACAGACAGTTGGGGAAACGAAGGGCAAGCACACATTTACTCATATTTACTCATCTAAGACAAGGAATACACTGTCACGTCCCTGGCCACGGCAGCTGAGTGGGATGAAGATGGGACTGCAGCTGCAGGGAGGAGTCCGTGATACCCCGAAAGCGAGATGTGCAGGGAGAGGTGTGGCGAGAGCGCTAGAATGCCTCAGAGACAGCCGCAGGTGGGATAAAGAGCCGGAAggaaaatgaatcagaaacagCTACAGATTAGTGTTGCCAGAGAAAATACAGGACACCtagttaaatctgaatttcagataagcacGCACAATTTCTTAGTACAAGCATGTCTCATGCAACATGTGGGACATGAGACATGTGGAACATACTCATGCTTGttataacaaataatatatatttgtaatttgtcTGAAGTTCAAATCCAAGTGGGCATGCTGTATTTTAATTTGCTAAATTTGGCGAAAGTTACATTGGAGCTGGACCTTGCATGTGAGTAGGAATCTGTCACGTGGGCCAGGTCAACACAGGCTGGGATGGACGACAGACACTCCAAGCCGGAGGAACAGTGCAACCCAAAGTGTCAAAAGGGCAGGGTGGTGGGCTCAGAGTGGGCTAAGCTATTAGACACAGCAAACACAGTGCCTAGGGGCccaaaaactttttaaacatttttcaaatcaaaagaaaaataaatataacaataatGCATATATAATAATTAACCCAGCTTAGATTGTACTTGTCTATAGCAATGCagttatatattttaatgcaGAAGGGGCCCACAGAGGCAAAAAAGCCCAGAGCCCATGAAGAGTCATCATGCAGCCCTGGGTGCGCTGCTAACAGCAAATTTTCTGTGTCCTCTGCTTccagtttccttctagttttctctttttcatgaaTTATTAAAGCCAACtttgtccttaaaaaaaaaaaaatcccagcactttgggagaccgaggcagatagatcacctgaggtcaggagtttaagaccagcctggcccacatggtgaaacctcatctctactaaaaatacaaaaattagccaggcatagtggcgcacatctgtagtcccagccactcaggaggctgaggcacaagaatcgcttgaacccaggagacggaggttgcagtgagccgagatagtgctaccgcactccagcctgggcgacagagtgagatggaAAAACAACCCTTCTTTCCATTCTTCAAGTTAGATTGTTTTCTCAAGATATTTGCATTTACTTTCTACTTAGGGAAGCATAAACTTAAGGCCATGCCATTGATATTCCAATGCTCATTCATGATTTCTGAGAAGCGACAATATGAATCAGTGGCCCAAGGGCATGGCAACAGAGGGAAGAGCACGTCAGATGGAAAGTGGACGGGGTGGGCAGACcgtgagagagatggagagaagacTTCAGCCTCCAGGAAACCAGAGAACCATAGAGCCGAGCAATGGTGAAGAAGCATGAGGTTTCAGAACATGTGGAATCGATTGTTTTAACTTGGGAAACTCTTTAAAGTGGTACATGTAGGGGATTTTAACCCACTCCCTGCTCACCTGCTCCGGGTCTGGGtctcattcattcaattaatttCTGAGAAGCTATCTCCTGCCAGGGGAGAATGGAAAGATACAGAGACAATGCTGCAAGGGGCTCCCAGATTAGAGGGACAGAAATGGAGCATAAGAACGTGGGGAGGGGCAGCGATGAAGACGTGCAGTGAAGGGTGTCATGGAGCTCCCGGGAGGGACAAGGAATCCTGCTGACCCTGGGGAGCAGGGGAGGCGGGTGGGGAGGTCGGGGCGGGGTGATGCTATCAGGGACCACCTCCTGGAAGTGGCTGCCTAAACTATTAAAGGATGAGTAGGAATTTCCCAGAGAGGGCTTGAGGGAGGGGAAGGCATTCCAGGCTGAAGGGACACTGAGAGCTCAGCCGTGACACCCAGACACAGCCTGGGGTGCTGTTGGCTTGGGAAGGTGGAGATGGGGAGAGGACAGAGCTCTGGATGGCAGGGCGGCTAAGCTTCACTGGGAGGAATGAGAGGGGAGAGAGGCCTCTCGTGGAGAAAGGCAGCCATGAGGTGGGGGACCAGGGAGCTCTGCTCTGCCAGGCTCCAAGCTCCTTGGGAAAAGGATCACTTTGGATCTTCACATCCACCCCCCCCTTTCAGACCCACCACCTCTGCAGCCCCTCTCGAGCCCATGCTTTCAAGGCCTTGTCTGCACTGATCTCATTCTCCTACAGACTGGCCTACCAGGAACATTTGCTTCCCACAGGAGACTCAGTAGGACTGCAAGGCTGTTTCCCAAGCTGCAAGCGTTTCCCAAGCTGCCCGGTGGAACCCTAGGAAGCATCCGTGTAGGCTGGAATTCCTTGATCTTAAACATGGGAGAAATGTCACATACTTCAGTCCCCTCTCACGGAGCAGCAACGACATCACACATTCCATATGAAGCAAGGATCTGAGAAGGCCTGTGGAGGGAAGCCCTGTTTAATCTTGTCTAACCCAGCATCTCCCAATCTTATTTGACCAAGGAGCACCTGTTGGCATCTAACAGAAGTGTTCTGCTGGACAAAATGTGGAAAATGCTATTCTAGAGCCAAAGGAATGAATCTGTAACGGAAGAATTACACACATCAGAATTCTTTCTGGCCAGGGGGATCTTCCCAACCCACCATTTGTGGAAAGGCACACTTGGCCAGAAGGACTCGACAAACGGCCAAGTTCTCTTTCACACATCATTTCTTTCACACATGGCTCATCAGACTGGGCCAGTGAGCGTTAAACACAGGCatgttcacatttcttttttttaaacattttttaattcttaatttttgtgggtatatagtaagtgtatatatttataaggtaGAGATTCTTTGATACAGGcacacaatgtgtaataatcacatcatagggtatccatcccctcaagcatttatcctttgtgttacaaacattctaattatactctttcagttatttttaaatgtacaattaaattattattgactataatcaccctattgtgctatcaaatactaggtcttattcattctttctaactacttttcatacccattaaccatctccacatCTCTCCCACCATGTTCTCATTTCCCCCTGAGCTTGAGCTGCGATGACcaaccctcctccctcagactcactctccaccaTCCTCTACCCTCACTCCACCCGGCTGACCCTGCCATGGCACAGTTGTGGTCATCATTAGTGCAGTTCACTTCACAATTACAGATCCTGTCCAtttcttggcacatagtaagattGTATGTTTCAGTTCCCTTGTGGTTGACTGAGGCCAATGATTGGCCAAAGAGCATGAGCAGAAGTGACCAGTGAAATGTGACATTCTGAGCCTTGTGTTTAGTGGACACTATGAGATCCTCCaaagcctctttcttttcctctgagaCAGCAGCTGGCAATATTCAAGATGGCGGCAGTTTTGTCTACTTCAAGTGCTGATGGTAAACAGAGCCCCTCTGCCAACCCACAACAGGCACAGCACAACGTGGTAATTGAGGAATAAACCTTTGTTATTTTGAGCCACTTAGATTTGGAggttgtttgttactgcagcctaTATTAGCCTATTCTGACAGGCACAAGCTTCTATTGTGAAGAGGTGCATTATGGGCCATGAAGAGAGCAGTCCCGTAGAGATGGGGAAAAAAGCAAGCAGAGAGGCCCAAAATGATGGGGGAGCGGGAAGAAATAAAGCTGAAAAGGCAGCCAAGATCACGTAGAGTCTTTCCGGCCGTGGTAGCAATTTAGGATTTCATTCTGAATCAGACAGGAAGCCATCAGAAGGTTTTAAGACAAAGGGAGACAGGATCTGGGTGTGTTTTTAAAGGATTATTCTAGCTGCTTTGTTGAGGACAGACTGTACAGGGGCAAAAGCAGAAGCATGGAGACTAGCTAGGAGGCCCAAGTGAGAATCCACGTGGGTGATAACGGTGACTTGGACTGGGGTGTAGCGATAGCAGTGCTGACACAGTGTGCCCAAAGATCAGGCATAAGGAGGacaggagagaagaagagaaaatgcaTCATCAGAACAGCACCGAGGCTGACGCCAGTGCAGTGATATCTCTACGAGGTGAAATAGGGAGGGTTGGTGTCTCATTCTGGATGTTTTCTGCTGGGAAGGTAAGAAAACAGACCCTCTCTCCTGACATCCTAACTCAGGGTAAGGCAGGAACCAGTGCAGGGCGAGGATCTGAGGGAGCCTGCCAGCCCGAGGTCTGGAATGCCATTTAAAGTGCATGCCCGGTGCGTTGGCTCACATTCCGGGATGAATCTGCCACCGCTCCCTCTGACAATGTTTAGCATGAAATAAAAAGTATGGCTTTCAAATGATACCACGAGGAAGATTCTTGAGCAAATATGGCCAAAGTTTCTCTGCAGAATGTTCTCGGAGGCTGGGATTCCAACCACCTCCAGCCTTCTTTTTCCACCCAGTCCTTCCCAGTCCTGCAGTAAGGTTTGACCAGACCACGGCATTGGCCTCCTCACAGGGTTACCTGATCTTGCTGCCAATCAAATCACTCAGACTGCCAATCAGAACCTCCACAATCTGCTCCAAACAAAACTTTTCTCTAGttcttgtttggtttttgtccccGAAATCTTCCTTTTACACCAAAACTCAACCCTTCAGTCACTGTGAATGTCCTACAGAACTTCAAAATACATGTTGAGCTTGTGGCAATTTCTCAGTGTTGTACCCTTGACCCAGCCATTTTCTCTGCTGGAAATACTGTCCCTCACATCTTCAATGCTCCAAATACTCCCGTGGCGGTATTTATCACTCACTTAACTGTGATTCTATAGCCAAAGTGCTTTATGTGTGGGTCAGGCTGATGACATGAGaactttttcttttagattttttttgtagatatgtaaATAAGTTATGCACCGATCTTATGATCTCTGCTAAGTTG
This genomic interval carries:
- the GDNF gene encoding glial cell line-derived neurotrophic factor isoform X2, producing MKLWDVVAVCLVLLHTASAFPLPAANMPEDYPDQFDDVMDFIQATIKRLKRSPDKQMAVLPRRERNRQAAAANPENSRGKGRRGQRGKNRGCVLTAIHLNVTDLGLGYETKEELIFRYCSGSCDAAETTYDKILKNLSRNRRLVSDKVGQACCRPIAFDDDLSFLDDNLVYHILRKHSAKRCGCI
- the GDNF gene encoding glial cell line-derived neurotrophic factor isoform X1, producing MKLWDVVAVCLVLLHTASAFPLPAGKRPPEAPAEDRSLGRRRAPFALSSDSNMPEDYPDQFDDVMDFIQATIKRLKRSPDKQMAVLPRRERNRQAAAANPENSRGKGRRGQRGKNRGCVLTAIHLNVTDLGLGYETKEELIFRYCSGSCDAAETTYDKILKNLSRNRRLVSDKVGQACCRPIAFDDDLSFLDDNLVYHILRKHSAKRCGCI